The Phaseolus vulgaris cultivar G19833 chromosome 5, P. vulgaris v2.0, whole genome shotgun sequence genomic interval TTTGTTTCTTATGATGAATGGAGTGGTGAGGAGAATGAAACAAATTCATAGAATCCAATGAAGACACATATTAATTGAAGTTGGAGAAGATGATGGTGTTGTAGCCATGAAGGTGATGACATAAATGAATATGAAAATCATGAGGAGGAAAATAGCTATCCTAATTATTATATGATTGATATTTTGGATAGTTTGTATTAAGCAATTGTGAGGTTTTTAGTTATTATGAGAAATTTTATGAATTCTGAACCTATTTTTAGTTATGCATTAGATATTACTATTTATGATTTATTatgagttatttttattatatatattattttaaatgcaTGCACATGTTTATGATTATAGTTTTTCGTATATTCATAACTCTTACTATTTAAGTTACTATCCTTgacttatgatttttttatctcCATTTCAATGATCTTACCATCATCAAGTTTGACAACATTGATGTTTTACAAACACAAATTTATAAGGTTTTGACATTCTACATTGTTGTTACCGTTTCATTTTCCCCTAATCCCTACTTGCTTGGACACTACTAaaatatatgacaaaatgttGCTTCAGTCATGGTTCTGGTATCATATCTTATATTACTTTGTCAGAGGAAAACCTGTTCAGTATATACATGAATTGTACAGAGGAAATGTGCATAAGGTTCACAGAATTATATAATTACTGGAACACGGTAATAATAGGGAGTTTTCATTGCTCCCTATATAAATATATGGTTGTTACTTTCAACCATCCTATGTCTAGTGTTATATCTCTCTTTATTGCACAATTTTGTCCACTTCAGCTGCTGCGACCACCCTTTTATTGGTATGATTGCAAAGCATTCAAACCATTGGAAAAACTACAGCTGTTGTATACCCAAATCTCACTGTTGGTGTCCAGAAAATACAACAAAACTTGCAGTGGCGTACCTTTGGTTTGATGCAAATCTTCTTCCATTTTGTCTCCATCGAGATGGAAGAGGAACTACCATGGTTCAGAGTTATTACCAAGAAAATTCCTGGCATAAGATGGCCGAGTCCACCCTTGCTCCATCAGGACGAGATTCAAGCGCATCATCAGGTTATTCACAGCATCTTCTTCCAGGCAGCTAAGAGAATTTGATAATAATGTCTCTTGTGTTGATGAATTCTGCAGAAGTTGAATGGGAAAACACCTCAATCAGTTAACTTTGAAAAGCAGTCACATGCATTTCATAGAATTGGAATAGTACCTTTAGTTCCCGGTACTTCTTCAGGTATTCCAGAGACTGCTCATATAATCCACAGTGATAGAGAAGAATGCTGTAATCTCTTAACTCATTTGCATCATTTTTCAACAGAATAAGACGCTCACATGCTGTTTGATAGGGAAAATATTTGGGATcatatcaaaacacaagaaAGTGTGTTAATTGCTGCTCAATACTGGCCAAATTTGACAGAAGACAAATGCCAAGGAATAATGTCCAACAAACTTTTTAGAATATCCGGAAAACATCTCAAAATATTAATTGTATTTTATGAAATGTTTAGAGTATATCAAATGGTCTCTTGAGTTGTCTCAGATTtcattatatttctttttgtttcCTTGTTTAACAGGACTAGTTGTTTTATCATATTAGTAGGTCTGTGCTTATACTGGTAATTTTTTGGGTTTGAACCGAGAGTATTATTCTCCAACCGATAGTTAGAAACTAATTCTTTTCGAAACGTAAAAACCATCAAATTGAATCTTATCTATCCCAACAAAGTTTTCTCCATTTAAATGTGCAGGAATACAACTCCTAATAATATGCTTAAGGAACCCAGCCAACTGTGCTTAAGTGGATTATGCTAGTAAAATTCCACTATTTGTTGACATAGGACCTTTCAATTGAACGTCTCCATAAAGACTTctataagaagaaaaatgacATAAGCTTATCCATAAACTAAAAGTAGCTAAATATGCAAGTTAAAAATCTGATTTTGGAGAAactaatatgaaaaatattttataaatcagCTTATacataaacaaattttattttatggagaaaattttcatcttttcttatttttcttttctataaatGCTTATGAAGATACTGACCCAAATAGGACCaatattattagtataaatagaaCAAATGATTCAGTATTTCATATCACATTATCAATATCTAGCATCTCCAGACCTCCTGACTTTTCTCTCTCTAAACAACACTTGTACAACGACTTTAACCAAAACTTAGCAACTGATCTAGAGGGACGGATGGCATGCATAACCAAAACCTTACAATGACTTTACAGCCACTGACACAGAGAACAGAGAAACTGAATCAAATACATACCAGACAAACAACGCCTCATGTCCCCAAAACGCACACTGGTCCAAACACCTCGGTCTAGTCTATGTTGAGCAGCCTTAGCTGATGCAATTTGTGAGCCACTGCAGTTTGACAAACTTTAAAACTAattcttatataaattaattacattagAGAAAATAAGAGATGAGCATGTCATCGAATAAAGTACCTTTCTCCAACAAAATCAGATCTGTCAACACAGTTAGCAGCAGTTGCTGCCCTTAAGAATAAAGTTTTGGTGTGATCATGTTGAAAAGGCCAGAATGCACGCTTCAGATCATTTAAGATCTGCACATAAgtcaacataagttaaaaaggcgACTAAAGGTTAAAGCAGCTAAAACAACATAGTAGTTGAGATTGGCATAGATAAGAATGATTCACTTTAACAGAAGATGTAAGAAAAGAAACCTagagtgaaaaaaaataaaaataaaagtgcaTGCTCCTATGTCCACAGACAAGAATCTGATGTCCAATGTCTAGCATATATTCATGCATCGCACCATTGCTCTTGGACTTTATTACAGATATTACTGGAACAGCCAGCAAGTGGAAAACACACTCCACAAGTCCACAAAAAACCTCAGGAGCATAGAACTTATTTTGCTGTGAGCATGCTTAAAAAAGATGCTTATGCAGCCATGCCCAAGTTGGAGGTTGTCTCCAACCGGTAGAACTTGTGAACTATGATCACTAGGTCACATGGCAGCAATATATTTGTGCCATGGCTCTCCCTCCTAGTTTATGGCACAGGTGAGTTACTGATCTTCAGATTATTGGTTGAAGAGATACAGAGCAAAGTAAAAGGGAATGGAGAGCACACAATCAGAAATTACCTCAACTAATAGGTTTCCTGAAGTCATTATGTGAGCTTGGTCTGACTCCTTGCTTTTTTGCTTATGATAGCCTTTGGGAAGGCTAAGAGCATCATGAGGGAAGAAAATTTCAgcatcaaaatacaaaagggtCCACAGACGAAGCATTTTCAGAATTTCTGAGTATATAACCGATAGCATTGCAGCAGATCCTGAACGATGGGTCAAAACCTGCTCAACACATCAAAGTAAATCTATCAAATGCTACCCTTCACAGATTTCTCTTCAGAAACAACctgtaaaaatgaaatatatattacCGAGTGGAGATAAAGAGCTCTTGGCTCCATATTTGTATTGGCTCTCCTGAAACCCTATCAACAAGAAAGTGATCAGTAAAAGTCAAGAACATTGAGGTAAAAGGATGAAATTGGTTTAAAAGCATATAATTTAAGAGGAGTGAGAAAAAAGTACAAAATCTATTACAGGCTGTCAATACCGAGTTCTTAAccaggaaaaaaaaagataattacaTATTCTACTTTTCAAGTTTTTCTGACCTGTCACTCATCAAGGTCAACGTAGTATAACACATTTAAACGAACTGATTGAACACCTTTAATGAATTTATTGGTATATATAAGTACTTCATAGTTAATAATACTTTACCCTGCTCCTGATGTGCAGAGAATGGCATTATCATGAACGCAGTGGGcattcttataaaaaataaatataaagtgCACTTCTTAGAAGATATTTGTTAGAGCGTTAGCACAAGTTTACGTTAGCATGGAGAAACACATGGGCAAAACCAGGCTGCAGTCTGCATGTGTATGAAAGtcttaaaaaagttaaatttaagtctaatttaaaCTTACAAAACAGAGTTGCTAAAGTAAGATTAGCACTCACTTGTATACTATAAATTGATCACATCTCTAGTGCATAcaagatctccaacacacctgCTTACATCAAGAACTAGACATCTAGAGGATGGATCTGAAATTGGATGATAATAAAGCCCAACAAATTTGAGTAGGATAAACTCTGAATAATTTTAATACCATctttaaaaatagaattaaaatcgACTCTTTAAAGGTAAGCTCTGCAGCCACttatatatactataatttgattatatttttagttgatgTAGTATTTTCtctagaaagaaagaaaaagatgagaATAGGAGGAACTGTCCTCACGcagactaaaaaataaaaagaggagGTTGTTAATAGCCAGGACAGTTGTCATGAATGTAGATGGAGTGATTTTGGTATCAGCGCAGAATAGGATAAATGTGAAAAAGAGGCTAGAATTGGGAGGATTTGAAAAGGTGTGGGACATCACAAGA includes:
- the LOC137834792 gene encoding uncharacterized protein → MRSFTLSPTPLSIASIFSKSQFCPFSSSRLLCHVDSNSSAQRHIAGDLNFVLHDALNASGIDTTHAREAREQFCLQIGRFTDIEKETSICINRCVDLGRTALYIAAEDDSLVSHSSVPLPVDDFITRLDDLSMDFCPHFSPKYESSPEKFLESIERFLYVHKGFRRANTNMEPRALYLHSVLTHRSGSAAMLSVIYSEILKMLRLWTLLYFDAEIFFPHDALSLPKGYHKQKSKESDQAHIMTSGNLLVEILNDLKRAFWPFQHDHTKTLFLRAATAANCVDRSDFVGESGSQIASAKAAQHRLDRGVWTSVRFGDMRRCLSACERLILLKNDANELRDYSILLYHCGLYEQSLEYLKKYRELKNSSTQETLLSNSLSCLEEDAVNNLMMRLNLVLMEQGWTRPSYARNFLGNNSEPW